GTGCATGGCGAGGCGGACACCGCCGCCGGGCTGGTCCACCGCTGGGCCGACGTGCTGGACCGGCTGCGGGAGCACGGGTGCGACGTGCTGGTGGCGCCTGTCGGCGGCCCGGACCTGGCCGCGGGCGGACTGGTCGCGGTGAAGGTGCTGCTGGCTGTCGGGGACCTCCGATGACGGAAGGTGATGCCATCGACGTTGGTCGGTCCGCGACCGACGAGCTGGTCTGCGCCGGGCTGGCCCGACTCCTCGCCGAGCGGGGCGACGACGCCGAGGTGGTCGCGCTGGGGGTGCGCGACGAGCTGAGCGCACCCGCCCGGCCGGCGCGTGCGCCCCGGGTGTTGCTCTACGGTCAGCTGGCGCTGCTCGGGCCGATGCCGCCGGCGGCGGCCTGTCCGATCTGCCTGGCGCGGCGCTGGCAGACGGTGCGTCACCGCGATCTGCGCGACGCGATCGAGTTGGGCGGTGACACCGTCGCGGTGGGCCCCTGGCCCTACGCGACTCCGTTCGTCGCGGACTTCCTGCATGCCCTGATCGAGGCGCACCGCACCGCAGGAGGCGCCTCGGTCGGGCCCGGCACCGCCGATGCCGCGGCGGGGGAGGGCGGCACGGTACTCCAGGTCGACCTGTCCACGCTGCGGGTGCACCGGGCTCCGCTGCTGCCCGACCCCGAGTGCCCGAGCTGCGGCAGCGGGCTCACCGACGCGCCGGAGCTGGCCGCGATCGAGCTGCCCGCCACCCCGAAGCTGGCGCCGGGTACGTTTCGCGGCCGGGACCTGGACGACTACCCGCTGGACGTCGAGGCGTTCGCCAACCCGGTCTGTGGCGCGCTCGGCGCGACCCTGTGGCAGGACGTCACCTCGCTCTCCACGTCCCCGGCGGTCGGCTCGTTCACGTTGCGCAGCGGCCGTTACCTGCGGGAGACGCTCTACGGCGGGCACGCCGACGGCTACCGGCGCAGCGCCCGGATCGCGGTGCTGGAAGGACTCGAGCGCGCCGCTGGCCTGCGCCCGCGCCGCAAGCGCACCGCGGTCACCGCGACCCTGCGGGAGCTGGGCGGCGACGCCCTGGACCCGCGCGAGTGCGGGCTCTACACCGACGCGTTCTACCAGGCCAATCCATACCTCCACCGGTTCGACCCGGACCGGCCCATCACCTGGGTCTGGGGCTGGTCGCTGCGCGACCAGCGCGCGTTGCTGGTGCCGGAGATCCTCGTCTACTGCCACGCGGCGAGTGTCGAGGAGCGCTTCGTCCAGGAAACGTCGAACGGCTGCGCGTCCGGCGGGTCCCTGCTGGAGGCGGTCTACCACGGCCTGATGGAGGCGATCGAGCGGGACGCGTTCCTGCTGGCCTGGTACGGCGGCCGGTCCTTGCCGGAGATCGACCCGGTCAGCATCGACCGGCCACAGACCCGGATGATGATCGACCGGCTGGCGATGTACGGCTACCGAGCCCGGTTCTTCGACACCCGGATGACCTTCGACATCCCGGTGGTGACCGCGGTGGCCGTCCGCGAGGACGGCGGCCTCGGCACCCTTGCCTTCGGCGGTGGGGCGAGCCTCGACCCGGAGGCCGCGATCACCGCGGCGCTGTGCGAGATCGCCACCGACTCGGTCATGGTGCGAGTCCGCGCCAGCGCCGACGAGCCCCGGCTGCGCCGCATGGTGACTGACTTCACCCAGGTACAGGGCCTGCACGACCATCCTCTGCTCTACGGCCTGCCGGAGATGGCGCGGCACGCCGCGTTCCTGCTGGAGCACGGCCCGCCGGTGGTCCCGATGGCCGAGTTGTACGGGCGGGACCGCCCCGCCCCGCCGGTCGCCGCCGACCTGCGTGACGACCTCGAACGCTGCCTGAAGACGGTGACCGCGCAGGGCTTCGACGCGATCGCCGTCGACCAGACCTCCCCCGAGCAGCGCGAGCTGGGCCTGGCGACGGCGAGCGTGGTGGTCCCGGGCCTGCTGCCGATCGACTTCGGCTGGCTGCGCCAGCGCGCCCCGCACGCACGGCGGCTGCGGACCGCGTTCCGCGCCGCCGGGCTACTCGACCGCGACCTGCGCGACGACGAAATCCACTCCGTTCCCCACCCGTTCCCGTGAGGTGCTGCCATGACGCCTGCCAATCCCGGCCTCGCCCACGCCTACGCGACCGCGATCCTGTGCCGCAGCCGCGAGCCGATGCCTCCGGTCGACTTCACGCCCAACTGGGACGACGCGCCCCGCCGCGGCAAGTACTACCCGCAGGCGAGCGCTTTCGGGCTGCCCGCCCCGCCGAGCGCCGGCGTCGACCTGGACACCGCGCTGCGTGGCCCGGGCGACGCCGACGAGCCGTTCACGCTGCCGCTGCTGGCCGGTCTGCTGCATCATTCGTACGGGCTGCTCGGGCGGCGGCTCGGCATCCAGGCCAACTCCGACCTGCCGGTGCTGCCGTCGTACGCGTACGCCAACTGGCACCGCGGCACCGCTTCCGGCGGCGGGCTGTACCCCTGCAGCGTCTACTGGGTCGCCGGACCCGGCGCCGGGGTCACCCCGGGTGTCTACTACTACGCGCACGCCCGGCACGCGATGCAGCGGCTGCTCAGCGGTGACGTCAGTGCTCAGGTGAACGCGGCGGTCGACCCGCCCCGACCCGCCAGCCAGTTCCTGGTCATCGGGGTGAAGTACTGGCAGAACGCCTTCAAGTACAACAACTTCTCGTACCACGTGGTATCGATGGACGTGGGTACGCTGCTGCAGACCTGGCGCCTCTGGGCCGGTGCCCAGGGCCGGCGGATCCGGCCGGTGCTCTGGTTCGATCAGGCCGCCGTCGGCGATCTGCTCGGGCTCGCCTCCGACGACGAGGCGCTCTTCGCCGCCGTACCCCTGACCTGGGCCGCGCCCGCCCCCGCCCGTCGGGAGGAGCCGGCGATGGTCCGGGTGCGGCACCGCGACCAGGAACGGTCCCGGACGCTGCTCAGCTTCGACACCCTGCAACGGATCAACCGCAGTACCGCCGCGGCGGTCGACCGGCCCGCCACCGGGGCGCTGGCACCCGCCGCCGCCCACCCGGCGTCGCGGGGTGGTACCCGCGTGCCACTGCCCGCCGCCGCGCCGCTGACGCTGTCCGTCGAGGCGGCCCTCACCGCCCGCCGCAGTAGCTTCGGCCGGTTCCTGCACCGCCGGCCGATGGCGGCGGAGCAGCTCGCGGCGCTGCTGCGGGCCACCACGGCCAGCACGGTGCCGTCCGAGATCGACGGCCCCGTCGACGGCCCGCTGGCTCGGATCTATGCCTTCGTCAACGCGGTGGCGGGTGTGCCCGCCGGGGGGTACGCGTACGACCCGCAGGAGCACAGCCTGGTCGCCGTCACCGGTGACCCACCGGGGGCGTTCCTACAACGCAACTACACGCTGGCCAACTACAACCTGGAGCAGGCCGCGGTCGTGCTGGTGTCGACGGTGCGTACGCACGCGGTGCTGGACGCCACCGGCGACCGGGGTTACAACCTCGTCAACGCCACCGCCGGTGCGATCGCCCAGACCTTCTACACCGTCGCCGCCGCGCTACGTCTCGGCGCGGGGGTCGCGCTGGGCTTCGACGGCGTATCGTACGTCGAGGAACTGGGGCTCCTCGAGAGCGGCGAGTTCCCGCTGCTCATCATGCTCGCCGGCGAGGAACGCGGGCAGCTCGGCGACTACCGTTACGAGCTGCGGTGACCTCGTCCGTGCTGTCGCAGAGTCCGCTGCCGGGCGCGGCCCCCGCCGGCTGGCGCACCGGCGCCTACTTCACCGCCCGGATCGCCGGCCTGCCCCTGTCGACGGTGAGCCCGTTGCGCTGCCCCACGGCGTGCGCCTGGGCCGACGACGTGCTCGCCCTGGAGCACCGGCTCGCGGCCGACGGTGCGCAGCTCAGCCAGCTCCTCTACGAGCTGGTCAACGACAACGAGGACGAGTCGGCCCGGCGGCGACTGTTGACGCTGCGCCGACAGATCTTCAACAACGTCCTGCCGGCCGCGCCCGAGCCGGCGCTCGCCGCGGTCGAACAGACCCGACCGGAGGCGCTACCCACCGTGCGGCGCTGGCTGGAGCGACGGGCGCGGCTCGCGCGGCGGCACGACGAGGGGAATGCGATCTTCGCCGCCGACGTCACCCGGGCCCGCGCGCAGCTGTGGCGGCTGGCCGACGAACCGCGCCTACGCGGCGGGCTCCAGCTCGCCTCACCGACCCTCGACGAGCAGCTCGACGCCGGGATCCCGCCGGAGCTGACCCGGCCCGCAAACAAGCGGACCCGTCGCGTCGAGCGCTCGCTGCTGTCCTACCTGTACCGCACCGCGTGCAAGACCAGCCCGTTCAGCACCTTCACCGCGGTCGCCCTCGGCCGGGTCGCCGACACCGGGTCGGGGCTGCGGATCACCGTCGGCGAGCAGTGGCAGCGGCACGTCCGGCTCAACGTCGTCCTGGTCACCCGGCTCGCCGACCTGATCAGCTCCGACCCGCAGCGGCGCGGCGACCTGGCGGTGGCGCTGAGCCCGGGGTGGCGCCGTGACGCCGACCGGATCCGCTACGTGCGACACTGGGTCACGGTCGGCGACGACAGCGCCGCGGTCAGCTTCGACTCGGTCCGCGACGGGCTCTTCTTCCTGCGCCGCAGCGGCGTGTTGGACGAGCTCACCGCCCTGCTCCAGGACCGCGGCACGATTCGCTGCGCCGACCTGGTGGACCGGCTCTGTGCGGATACCGGGGCCGACCGACCCGACGGCGAGGCGTATCTGTCGACGCTGCTGCGGCTGGGCATGCTCCGACTGGTCGGCCTCGACACCGACGTGCACGTCGCGGACCCGATCCGGGTGCTTGCCGATACCCTCGGGCAGCTCGACCGGCCGTGGGCCGAGCGGCTCGCCGGCCGGCTCCACGAGATCACCGAGCTGGTCGACGCCTACCGGCAGGGTGACCTCAGGCAGCGCCGTGAGCTGCTGCATCGGCTGCGGGCAGCGCTGCACGCGACAATGCGGTCACTGGGCGAGGAAGATCCGACCCTGCCGCAGACGCTGCTGTACGAGGACAGCCGGGTCGCCGGCGAACCCGTCGCCATTGCTGCCGGGCTCTGGCAGCGACTGGTCGGTGCGGACCTCGCCGCCGTGGAGCGGGTGCTGCCCGCCTTCGACCAGAACCTGCCGCACCGGATCATGTTCCACGGGTTCTTCCTGGCTCGGTTCGGCGTCGGCGGTCGCTGCGACGACCTGTTGCGGCTTGTCGAGGACTTCCACGACGACCTCTACGACCAGTACTCCTCCTACACCGCGGGGCGCCGCCCGTTCGCCGAGGACGGCAGCTACATCCCGGAGGAGAACTGGCTGGGCCGGCCCGAGATGACCGCGCTCGACCAGGCCCGGCAGCTCTTCGCCAGGCGGCTGGCCGCGCTCGCCGACGCCGATCCACAGCGCACCGAGCTGTCGCTGCCGGCCGAGCTGCTCGACGAGGTGGGGGCGTTGCTCGGCGACACCACCCGCGGTGTCCACCCGCAGGGGCACTTCGTCCAACTGGCGCTGCGCGAACCCGATCCGCTGCTGGTGCTCAACCAGTCCTTCGGTGGGCTCTCCTTCCCGTTCAGCCGGTTCACCCACTGCTTCGATGCCGACACCCCGACCCTCGCCGAACGGCTGCGCGCCCAGGCGGCCGAGATCACCCCGCCGGGCGTGGTCTTCGCCGAGCTGACCGGCGGCGCGGCCACCACCAACCTGAACCTGCATGCCCGGCTCACCGACTACGTCGTCGTCTGTCCCGGCGAGACCAGCAGTGTCCCGGTGGATCGGCAGCTCACCCTCGACGACCTCTATCTGGCGCACGAGCCGGAAACCGACCGGATCGTGCTCCGGTCGACCCGCCTCGACAAGGAGGTCGTCGCCGTCTACCTGGGCTACCTGGTGCCGATGGCGCTGCCGCAGATTCCGCGTACTTTGCTGTTGCTGTCGCCAGCGTCGATGGTGCGCCTCGACGTGTGGCGCGGGGTGCCCGCCGTGGCCACCGCCGACGGTGTCACCACCCGGCCGCGGCTGCGTGCGGGCAACGTTGTGCTCAGCCGCCGCAGCTGGTCGGTACGGGTAGGCGAGCTGCCCGACACGGGCGACCCCGGCGCCAGCCCGGCGGCGTTCCTCGACTGGCGTCGGTGGCGGGCCCGGCACGGCGTGCCCGAGCAGGTCTTCGCCACCGTCTACCCGGCCGACCCGGGCCGGCTGGTGAGCAACCCGAAACCGCAGTACGTCGACTTCGGCAGTCCGCTGTCGTTGCAGGCGCTGCGGGCTGCCCCGAACGGGCCGGACGACCAGGTCGTCCTGCGCGAGCTGCTGCCCGCCGCCGACGAGCTGGCCGCTCACGGTGAGCGCGGCGGGCACGTCAGTGAGCTGGCTGTGGAGACCTTCCGCACCGAGGAGAGGGACACCTGATGACCTCGTCTGCCGCCGCGCCCACCGCCGCCGGGCACACCGCCGACCGGCGAGGACAATGGCTCGCGCTGCACGTCTTCTACGCGGCAAACCCGCAGCCGCTGCTGGTCGAGTGCGTGGCACCGCTCATCCGGGAGCTGACCGCGCAGAACCTGCTCGCCGGCCACTTCTTCATCAACTACTGGTTGGAGGGGCCGCACGTGCGGCTGCGGCTGCGGCCGCGTACTCCGGCCGACGAGCCGGCGGTGCGGGCGGGCGCCGAGGCGGCGGTCAGCCGATTCCTCGCCACCCGCCCCGCGTTGTACGCGATGGGCACCGGCTACCTGCGTGAACTCTACGACATCCTCTTCGCGCTGGAGTTCCCCGACGGTCGGCCGGCGGAACTGGTCGACGCGAACGGACAGATGCTGCTGAGACCCAACAACTCCTACAGCTACCGGCCCTACGAGCCGGAGTACGGCAAGTACGGCGGGCCGGCGGGCATCGAGGTCGCCGAGTGGCACTTCCAACACTCCAGCGACACGGTGCTGCGGGCCACCTCGTCGATGAACCTGCACCTGCGACCGGTGGTGCTGGGCACCGCCGCGCAGCTGATGACGGTGCTCGCCGGCACTTTCCTGGCCGACCGGGAGGACCTGGTGGACTTTCTCGACCGGTACCACCACTACTGGCATCGGGCCTTCGCCGGCACCAACCTCATCGGAGTCGACGAGTACACCCGGATGTACGACAGCGTCGCCGGGGAGTTGGGCCGTCGGGTGCGGCGGATCCTCACCCTCGTCGCGCGCGGTGAGACCCAGCGCCTCCCCGGGTTCCTGCGCGGCTGGGCCGAGCACGCCGTCCAGCTCCGGAGGAAGGTGACCGCGCTGGCCGCCTCCGGTGAGCTGGTCGTCAGCGCGTGGAGCGGCGGCGACCGGGTCATCACCGACCCCGGGGAGGCGCTCGCGTCGCTGCTCTCGCCGTACCTACACATGACCAACAACCGGCTGCAGGCCACCATCCGCGACGAGGCGTATCTTTCCTATCTGCTCGCCCGGGTGCTACGTGAGTCGGCGGTGTCGGCGTGACACATTCGGGCCTGCTGGCCAAACGTCCCCGGCTGCGCGAAGATCTGATCTTCTCGCGGCCGTTGCGGCGTGGCCCCGACACGGTCTACCTGCTCAAGGATCGGCGCAGCGGCCGGGCGTTCGAGATCGCTCCGAAGGAGCAGTTTCTGCTGCGACGCCTCGACGGCGTCCGGTCCCTCGGAGAGGTCGGCGCCGAGTACGCCGAAGAGTATGGTCGCCGCCTCGGCGACGCGCACTGGACCCGTCTACTGTGGCTGCTGCACGAGCGTGACCTGCTGTCGGCGCACTCTGCGGGTCCGGCTACCGCGTCCGGCGGCGGCGAGCGTGCGGCAACCGGCCGGGGACCGTCCGGCGCGCTGGGATGGTGGGCGCACCGGCTGCGGTGGCTGCTGCGCCCGGCGGTCTTCGCGCTGCTCGCGGTGCTCGTCGCCGCCGTGCTCGCGGTGGTTGGGCTGCGGCTCGGCCCGCTCTGGCAGACTGCCCGCCCGGCCTTCACCGACCCGGTCAGTCTGGTGGCACTGGCGTTGCTCGCCTGGATCAGCGCGGCGCTGCACGAGTTCGGTCACGCGTTGGTGGCCGTCCACTTCGGTGCCACCGTCAACCGGATCAACCTGGTCACACTCACCTGCAGAATCGAGGACTATCTCTACCTTCCGCGTCGGTCCCAGCAGGTGATGATCGCGGCGGCCGGCGCGGTGGTCAACGGGCTGGTCCTGTTGCTCGCCGGCGCTGCGCTCATTGCGCTGCCGGGTGCCTTCGTCAACCAACTCCTCAGCGCGGTCGTGCTGGTCAGCGTCGTCCAGACGCTGGTCAACATCATCCCCCTGCCGCCACTGGACGGCTACAAGATCGTCAGTCACCTGCTGGACCTGCTGGACCTGGCCCCGGAGAGCCGCCGCTACCTGACGACCGTCCCCCGGCGGCTGCTGCGCCGGCCCGGCCAGCGCTACCCGCGACGGACCGCGGTCTGTCTCGGACTCTTCGCCACCTGGTGGCTGCTCGCGATCGCTGCCGCCGCCGGCGTCGTGATCTTTTCCGTGGGCGCCCTGCTCCGGCCTGCTCTCGGCGCGCTCGCCTATGTACTGCCGGCCGCTGCCGTCGGCCTGACGTTCGCCGGCTGGCTGGCCCGGCCACGTCGGCGGCGTCCGGCGGGCCGGGCCCTGTCGCAACCCACCAGTGAGGACAACCAGTGAAAGGCGAGCCGATGTCACCCACCGACGGTCCAGCAATCGTGCTGGACGCCGTGAGCAAGTCGTATGGCGAGGTGAGGGCGGTCGATGGGATCTCCCTCTCGATCGGCCGCGGCGAGTTCTTCGGTCTGCTCGGCCCCAACGGCGCGGGCAAGACCACACTCATCGAAATGGTCGAAGGACTGCGTACCCCCGACACTGGCAGCATCACCGTGCTGGGCATGTCGCCGGCCCCGCGCGACCTCGACCTGCTGCCGCTGATCGGCGTGCAGACCCAGCGATCGGCATTCTTCACCCGACTGACCGCCCGCGAACACCTGGTGACGGTCGCTGCCCTCTACGGCCTCCCCCCGGCCGCCGCCGAGCGGGCGCTGGAGCTGGTCGGGTTGACTGGCTCGGGTGACGTCCGGGTCA
The sequence above is a segment of the Micromonospora sp. WMMA1363 genome. Coding sequences within it:
- a CDS encoding TOMM precursor leader peptide-binding protein translates to MDVGRSATDELVCAGLARLLAERGDDAEVVALGVRDELSAPARPARAPRVLLYGQLALLGPMPPAAACPICLARRWQTVRHRDLRDAIELGGDTVAVGPWPYATPFVADFLHALIEAHRTAGGASVGPGTADAAAGEGGTVLQVDLSTLRVHRAPLLPDPECPSCGSGLTDAPELAAIELPATPKLAPGTFRGRDLDDYPLDVEAFANPVCGALGATLWQDVTSLSTSPAVGSFTLRSGRYLRETLYGGHADGYRRSARIAVLEGLERAAGLRPRRKRTAVTATLRELGGDALDPRECGLYTDAFYQANPYLHRFDPDRPITWVWGWSLRDQRALLVPEILVYCHAASVEERFVQETSNGCASGGSLLEAVYHGLMEAIERDAFLLAWYGGRSLPEIDPVSIDRPQTRMMIDRLAMYGYRARFFDTRMTFDIPVVTAVAVREDGGLGTLAFGGGASLDPEAAITAALCEIATDSVMVRVRASADEPRLRRMVTDFTQVQGLHDHPLLYGLPEMARHAAFLLEHGPPVVPMAELYGRDRPAPPVAADLRDDLERCLKTVTAQGFDAIAVDQTSPEQRELGLATASVVVPGLLPIDFGWLRQRAPHARRLRTAFRAAGLLDRDLRDDEIHSVPHPFP
- a CDS encoding nitroreductase family protein, whose product is MTPANPGLAHAYATAILCRSREPMPPVDFTPNWDDAPRRGKYYPQASAFGLPAPPSAGVDLDTALRGPGDADEPFTLPLLAGLLHHSYGLLGRRLGIQANSDLPVLPSYAYANWHRGTASGGGLYPCSVYWVAGPGAGVTPGVYYYAHARHAMQRLLSGDVSAQVNAAVDPPRPASQFLVIGVKYWQNAFKYNNFSYHVVSMDVGTLLQTWRLWAGAQGRRIRPVLWFDQAAVGDLLGLASDDEALFAAVPLTWAAPAPARREEPAMVRVRHRDQERSRTLLSFDTLQRINRSTAAAVDRPATGALAPAAAHPASRGGTRVPLPAAAPLTLSVEAALTARRSSFGRFLHRRPMAAEQLAALLRATTASTVPSEIDGPVDGPLARIYAFVNAVAGVPAGGYAYDPQEHSLVAVTGDPPGAFLQRNYTLANYNLEQAAVVLVSTVRTHAVLDATGDRGYNLVNATAGAIAQTFYTVAAALRLGAGVALGFDGVSYVEELGLLESGEFPLLIMLAGEERGQLGDYRYELR
- a CDS encoding lantibiotic dehydratase — protein: MLSQSPLPGAAPAGWRTGAYFTARIAGLPLSTVSPLRCPTACAWADDVLALEHRLAADGAQLSQLLYELVNDNEDESARRRLLTLRRQIFNNVLPAAPEPALAAVEQTRPEALPTVRRWLERRARLARRHDEGNAIFAADVTRARAQLWRLADEPRLRGGLQLASPTLDEQLDAGIPPELTRPANKRTRRVERSLLSYLYRTACKTSPFSTFTAVALGRVADTGSGLRITVGEQWQRHVRLNVVLVTRLADLISSDPQRRGDLAVALSPGWRRDADRIRYVRHWVTVGDDSAAVSFDSVRDGLFFLRRSGVLDELTALLQDRGTIRCADLVDRLCADTGADRPDGEAYLSTLLRLGMLRLVGLDTDVHVADPIRVLADTLGQLDRPWAERLAGRLHEITELVDAYRQGDLRQRRELLHRLRAALHATMRSLGEEDPTLPQTLLYEDSRVAGEPVAIAAGLWQRLVGADLAAVERVLPAFDQNLPHRIMFHGFFLARFGVGGRCDDLLRLVEDFHDDLYDQYSSYTAGRRPFAEDGSYIPEENWLGRPEMTALDQARQLFARRLAALADADPQRTELSLPAELLDEVGALLGDTTRGVHPQGHFVQLALREPDPLLVLNQSFGGLSFPFSRFTHCFDADTPTLAERLRAQAAEITPPGVVFAELTGGAATTNLNLHARLTDYVVVCPGETSSVPVDRQLTLDDLYLAHEPETDRIVLRSTRLDKEVVAVYLGYLVPMALPQIPRTLLLLSPASMVRLDVWRGVPAVATADGVTTRPRLRAGNVVLSRRSWSVRVGELPDTGDPGASPAAFLDWRRWRARHGVPEQVFATVYPADPGRLVSNPKPQYVDFGSPLSLQALRAAPNGPDDQVVLRELLPAADELAAHGERGGHVSELAVETFRTEERDT
- a CDS encoding lantibiotic dehydratase C-terminal domain-containing protein → MTSSAAAPTAAGHTADRRGQWLALHVFYAANPQPLLVECVAPLIRELTAQNLLAGHFFINYWLEGPHVRLRLRPRTPADEPAVRAGAEAAVSRFLATRPALYAMGTGYLRELYDILFALEFPDGRPAELVDANGQMLLRPNNSYSYRPYEPEYGKYGGPAGIEVAEWHFQHSSDTVLRATSSMNLHLRPVVLGTAAQLMTVLAGTFLADREDLVDFLDRYHHYWHRAFAGTNLIGVDEYTRMYDSVAGELGRRVRRILTLVARGETQRLPGFLRGWAEHAVQLRRKVTALAASGELVVSAWSGGDRVITDPGEALASLLSPYLHMTNNRLQATIRDEAYLSYLLARVLRESAVSA
- a CDS encoding peptidase M50, translated to MTHSGLLAKRPRLREDLIFSRPLRRGPDTVYLLKDRRSGRAFEIAPKEQFLLRRLDGVRSLGEVGAEYAEEYGRRLGDAHWTRLLWLLHERDLLSAHSAGPATASGGGERAATGRGPSGALGWWAHRLRWLLRPAVFALLAVLVAAVLAVVGLRLGPLWQTARPAFTDPVSLVALALLAWISAALHEFGHALVAVHFGATVNRINLVTLTCRIEDYLYLPRRSQQVMIAAAGAVVNGLVLLLAGAALIALPGAFVNQLLSAVVLVSVVQTLVNIIPLPPLDGYKIVSHLLDLLDLAPESRRYLTTVPRRLLRRPGQRYPRRTAVCLGLFATWWLLAIAAAAGVVIFSVGALLRPALGALAYVLPAAAVGLTFAGWLARPRRRRPAGRALSQPTSEDNQ